A single genomic interval of Halomonas sp. GT harbors:
- a CDS encoding DUF4426 domain-containing protein, with product MVYRALRRTTLLTTMLCSLLFAAHAAAEQLTRIGDYEIHYSAVATSFLTPEVAQAHGIQRSAGHGLVNVSVRERQEDGSTRAVNASVQGHVTGLTDVQESLSFRTVHDGDATYHLATFALRHDEPTRFNLDVRYDRNASPERISFIQRFYIER from the coding sequence ATGGTTTATCGAGCGTTACGCAGAACGACCCTGCTTACTACGATGCTTTGCTCGCTGCTCTTCGCCGCCCACGCGGCAGCTGAGCAACTGACACGGATAGGCGACTACGAGATCCATTACAGTGCTGTAGCCACCAGTTTTCTCACTCCAGAAGTGGCCCAAGCGCACGGCATTCAGCGCAGCGCAGGTCACGGACTGGTCAATGTGAGCGTACGCGAACGCCAAGAGGATGGCAGCACCCGCGCCGTTAACGCCAGCGTACAAGGTCATGTAACAGGCCTCACCGACGTCCAGGAATCGCTAAGTTTTCGTACCGTGCACGATGGTGATGCCACTTATCACTTAGCCACCTTTGCCCTGCGACACGATGAGCCTACGCGTTTTAACTTGGACGTTCGCTACGACCGCAATGCCAGCCCTGAGCGGATCAGCTTCATTCAGCGTTTTTATATCGAGCGTTAA
- the metW gene encoding methionine biosynthesis protein MetW, which yields MRADLELIYDWVPQGAHVLDLACGDGALLERLAQEKNVTGYGLEIDPDGITQCVARGVNVIEHNLDDGLSSFCDNSYDQVIMTQALQALRRPDKMLDEMLRVAEEGIITFPNFAYWRHRIHLGLRGYMPVSKSLPHAWYDTPNIHLSTFNDFEHLCREKGLVIVDRAVGVGDHKGHWTSKWWPNLFGEIAIFRVRRR from the coding sequence ATGCGTGCGGATCTTGAACTGATTTACGACTGGGTGCCCCAAGGGGCTCACGTGCTGGATTTAGCCTGCGGTGATGGTGCTCTGCTTGAGCGCTTAGCACAGGAGAAAAATGTTACCGGCTACGGCTTAGAGATCGACCCCGACGGCATTACCCAGTGTGTCGCCAGGGGCGTGAATGTTATTGAGCATAACCTAGATGATGGCCTCAGTAGCTTCTGCGACAACAGCTATGATCAAGTCATAATGACCCAGGCGCTTCAGGCGCTACGTCGCCCAGATAAAATGCTTGATGAAATGCTACGCGTCGCCGAGGAAGGCATTATCACCTTTCCTAATTTTGCTTATTGGCGTCACCGAATTCATCTTGGTCTACGTGGCTATATGCCGGTCTCTAAATCTCTGCCCCATGCCTGGTATGACACACCCAACATCCACCTTTCTACCTTTAACGACTTCGAGCATCTGTGTCGTGAAAAAGGGCTGGTGATTGTAGATCGCGCGGTAGGGGTTGGTGATCACAAAGGGCACTGGACATCAAAATGGTGGCCCAACCTGTTCGGTGAAATCGCTATTTTTAGAGTGCGCCGTCGCTAA
- the metX gene encoding homoserine O-succinyltransferase MetX — translation MPDSDTLAFVDRPADSVGLVTPHVAKFDTPLPLACGKVLPEYELIYETYGTLNAERSNAVLICHALSGHHHAAGYHGDEDRKPGWWDAHIGPGKSIDTNRFFVVSLNNLGGCHGSTGPVSHNPETGRQWGPDFPMVTVSDWVASQARLADQLGIERWAAAVGGSLGGMQVLQWTMTYPERVANAVVIAATPRLSAQNIAFNEVARQAIRSDPEFFGGWYAEHDTVPKRGLKLARMVGHITYLSEDAMGSKFGRDLRSNDLNFGFDVEFQVESYLRYQGDTFSTAFDANTYLLMTKALDYFDPAATQAGDLASALAPAKCPFLVVSFTTDWRFPPSRSRELVDALTRAGKSVSYANIDSPHGHDAFLLPEPRYHALFSAFMTRIARELNIEETAKEETL, via the coding sequence ATGCCTGATTCAGACACTCTCGCTTTCGTTGACCGGCCGGCGGACTCCGTTGGCCTAGTCACCCCTCATGTAGCGAAATTTGATACGCCGCTCCCGCTTGCTTGTGGCAAGGTGCTGCCTGAGTACGAGCTTATCTACGAAACCTACGGCACGCTAAACGCTGAGCGTAGCAACGCTGTGTTGATCTGCCATGCGTTATCGGGACACCACCATGCGGCGGGCTACCACGGTGACGAAGACCGCAAACCTGGCTGGTGGGATGCTCACATTGGCCCCGGAAAATCTATCGATACCAACCGCTTTTTTGTGGTATCACTCAATAATCTGGGCGGCTGCCATGGCAGTACAGGCCCTGTTAGCCACAACCCTGAAACTGGCCGCCAGTGGGGGCCTGATTTCCCTATGGTCACCGTCAGTGACTGGGTAGCCAGCCAAGCGCGCCTAGCCGATCAACTGGGCATTGAGCGTTGGGCTGCTGCAGTGGGCGGTAGCCTGGGTGGTATGCAGGTGCTTCAGTGGACAATGACTTACCCAGAGCGTGTCGCCAATGCGGTAGTGATTGCCGCCACCCCGCGACTTTCCGCCCAGAATATTGCCTTTAACGAAGTGGCTCGTCAGGCGATTCGCTCTGACCCTGAGTTCTTCGGCGGTTGGTATGCCGAGCACGATACAGTCCCCAAGCGCGGCTTGAAACTGGCACGCATGGTGGGCCACATTACTTACCTCTCCGAAGATGCAATGGGCAGTAAATTTGGCCGCGACCTGCGCAGCAACGATTTAAACTTTGGGTTTGATGTCGAGTTCCAGGTTGAGTCTTATCTGCGCTATCAGGGCGATACCTTTTCCACCGCCTTTGACGCTAACACCTACCTGTTAATGACCAAGGCCCTTGACTACTTCGACCCCGCAGCCACTCAAGCAGGCGACCTAGCCAGCGCACTAGCACCCGCAAAGTGCCCTTTTCTGGTTGTTAGTTTTACGACTGACTGGCGTTTCCCGCCTTCTCGCTCTCGAGAACTCGTCGACGCGCTCACCCGCGCCGGCAAATCGGTTAGCTATGCCAATATCGACTCTCCTCACGGGCATGATGCTTTCTTACTGCCCGAGCCGCGTTACCACGCTCTGTTCAGCGCATTTATGACTCGCATAGCCCGAGAGCTGAATATCGAAGAAACAGCCAAGGAGGAGACCCTGTAA
- a CDS encoding YggT family protein produces MGSQVGSAGLMLVNSLINIYLFLLMLRFLLQASRADYYNPLSQSVVKITQPVVGLFQGFLGPVAGRFDLATLAAGFVLKVVSMVAIFMVIGVGMPPIPGLLIAGIAALANAILKIYFFAMIVMIILSWVAPNASHPGALLVMQLVEPIMAPVRKVIPPLGMIDLSPIVVFIAINLVDGLVVGALIRAAGISGALVGL; encoded by the coding sequence ATGGGTAGTCAAGTGGGCAGTGCCGGGTTAATGCTCGTTAACTCGTTAATCAATATTTATTTATTCTTACTGATGCTGCGTTTTTTGTTGCAGGCATCGCGGGCGGATTATTACAACCCGCTTAGCCAATCAGTGGTTAAAATTACCCAGCCTGTTGTAGGGCTATTTCAGGGCTTCTTAGGCCCCGTGGCGGGGCGCTTTGACCTTGCCACGTTAGCCGCGGGTTTTGTGCTGAAAGTGGTTAGCATGGTGGCCATTTTCATGGTGATTGGTGTTGGCATGCCACCTATACCAGGACTACTGATTGCGGGCATTGCGGCACTGGCTAACGCCATATTAAAGATTTACTTCTTTGCCATGATTGTGATGATTATTCTGAGCTGGGTCGCCCCGAATGCTAGCCACCCAGGTGCTTTGCTGGTAATGCAGCTAGTCGAGCCCATTATGGCCCCTGTACGGAAAGTCATTCCGCCACTGGGCATGATCGATTTATCACCCATCGTGGTATTTATCGCAATTAATTTGGTGGATGGCTTAGTAGTAGGGGCTTTGATCCGCGCTGCGGGTATCTCTGGCGCACTGGTTGGGCTGTAA
- the proC gene encoding pyrroline-5-carboxylate reductase, which translates to MASKITFIGAGNMASAIIGGLIDSGVSPSDITATAPNDSELAPLKARLGINTNTDNNAAVADANVVVLAVKPQIMRSVCEAMRDNVQHQSPLIISIAAGLDAATIDQWLGGSNALVRCMPNTPSLVGIGASGLYANSAVSEEQRTLATQLMEAVGIVEWVEEESLLDAVTAVSGSAPAYFFLMFEAMEEAAVKLGLPAATARRLAIQTALGAATMAQRSDKDPATLKQNVMSPGGTTERAIQHMEDAQLRATIADAMQACAQRAEAMSKELSAN; encoded by the coding sequence ATGGCGAGCAAGATTACCTTCATTGGCGCAGGCAATATGGCCAGCGCCATTATCGGCGGCCTCATCGATAGTGGTGTGTCTCCTAGCGACATCACTGCCACCGCCCCTAATGACAGCGAGCTAGCGCCTTTAAAAGCACGCTTAGGAATTAATACAAACACCGATAACAACGCCGCCGTCGCAGACGCCAACGTAGTCGTACTCGCGGTCAAACCACAGATTATGCGCAGCGTATGCGAAGCGATGCGGGATAACGTACAACATCAATCACCGCTGATTATTTCTATCGCGGCGGGTCTGGATGCAGCCACCATTGATCAATGGCTAGGTGGTAGTAATGCGTTAGTTCGTTGCATGCCCAACACCCCTTCATTGGTCGGTATCGGTGCCAGCGGCTTATATGCCAACAGCGCGGTGAGCGAAGAGCAACGTACGCTAGCAACACAACTCATGGAAGCCGTTGGTATTGTGGAGTGGGTTGAAGAAGAGAGCCTTCTTGATGCGGTGACTGCAGTATCAGGCAGTGCGCCGGCTTATTTCTTTTTAATGTTTGAGGCGATGGAAGAAGCCGCTGTCAAACTTGGCTTGCCTGCCGCTACGGCACGACGCTTGGCCATTCAAACAGCGCTAGGCGCCGCGACTATGGCCCAGCGTAGTGACAAAGATCCGGCCACGCTTAAACAAAATGTTATGTCGCCAGGCGGCACAACAGAGCGTGCTATTCAGCACATGGAAGATGCGCAACTACGCGCTACCATCGCCGACGCCATGCAGGCCTGCGCCCAGCGCGCAGAAGCAATGTCCAAGGAACTTAGCGCCAACTAA
- a CDS encoding YggS family pyridoxal phosphate-dependent enzyme: protein MTDIALPESLVQASERLSNALKKAERPLDSATLLAVSKTKPASMIRQAWQHGQREFGENYLQEALEKQAELADLDDIVWHFIGPLQSNKTRAVAENFAWMHSVDRLKIAKRLSEQRPEHLPPLNICLQVNISREASKSGVMPDEVMALAKEVAALPRLRLRGLMAIPAPANSFAEQRVPLAALRQLLETLQTALPDAPLDTLSMGMSDDLEAAVLEGATLVRLGTAIFGARTTQHAAQ from the coding sequence ATGACAGACATCGCGCTTCCCGAGTCACTCGTCCAGGCCAGCGAACGCCTGAGCAACGCATTAAAAAAGGCTGAACGGCCACTCGATAGCGCAACGCTGCTAGCCGTTAGTAAAACTAAGCCCGCTTCCATGATTCGCCAAGCCTGGCAGCATGGGCAGCGTGAATTCGGCGAAAACTATTTGCAAGAGGCATTAGAAAAACAAGCCGAACTTGCCGACTTAGACGATATTGTGTGGCATTTTATTGGTCCACTACAGTCCAACAAAACCCGCGCAGTGGCAGAGAATTTTGCCTGGATGCACAGCGTGGACCGCTTAAAAATAGCCAAACGGCTTAGCGAACAACGCCCGGAACACCTACCACCTCTTAATATTTGTTTGCAGGTCAATATTAGCCGTGAGGCCTCTAAGTCGGGCGTAATGCCTGATGAGGTGATGGCACTGGCGAAAGAAGTAGCCGCCCTGCCTCGTCTGCGTTTACGTGGACTCATGGCGATTCCGGCACCGGCTAACAGCTTTGCAGAACAACGGGTTCCGCTTGCGGCCTTGCGCCAACTGCTGGAAACCCTTCAGACAGCGCTACCCGATGCCCCCCTGGATACGCTATCAATGGGGATGAGCGACGATCTAGAAGCCGCTGTTTTAGAGGGCGCAACGCTGGTACGTTTAGGAACGGCGATTTTTGGCGCACGTACCACTCAGCACGCTGCTCAGTAG
- a CDS encoding type IV pilus twitching motility protein PilT: MDITELLAFSAKQNASDLHLSAGLPPMIRVDGDIRRLNVPAMDNSEVRRLIFDIMNEQQRRDYEAHLEADFSFEVSGVARFRVNAFHQARGAGAVFRTIPNDVLSMSTLGMGDVFERLAMLPRGLVLVTGPTGSGKSTTLAAMIDYINDHRFEHILTIEDPVEFVHTSKRCLINQREVHRDTRSFTAALRSALREDPDVILVGELRDLETIRLALTAAETGHLVFGTLHTTSAAKTIDRIIDVFPGEEKSMVRSMLSESLQAVVSQTLLKRQGGGRVAAHEVLIATAAVRNLIREDKVAQIYSAIQTGGNLGMQTLNASLAKLVKEGVVSMEDAQAQAKGTLSLSDD; encoded by the coding sequence ATGGATATTACCGAACTGCTGGCATTCTCGGCAAAGCAGAATGCATCTGATCTGCACCTTTCTGCCGGGCTTCCACCTATGATACGTGTTGATGGCGATATTCGTCGGCTTAATGTACCGGCAATGGACAATAGTGAAGTTCGTCGCCTGATTTTTGACATTATGAATGAGCAGCAGCGTCGAGACTATGAGGCGCACTTAGAAGCTGATTTTTCATTCGAAGTATCTGGGGTGGCTCGTTTTCGTGTTAATGCATTCCATCAAGCGCGGGGGGCTGGCGCGGTGTTTCGTACGATTCCTAACGACGTGCTTTCAATGAGCACCTTGGGGATGGGCGACGTATTCGAGCGATTAGCAATGCTGCCAAGGGGGTTGGTGTTGGTGACCGGGCCAACCGGTTCGGGCAAAAGCACCACGTTGGCTGCAATGATCGATTACATTAATGATCATCGTTTTGAACATATTTTAACGATCGAAGACCCTGTTGAGTTTGTACATACCAGTAAGCGCTGTTTAATAAATCAGCGTGAAGTGCATCGAGATACGCGCAGTTTTACTGCCGCATTGCGCAGCGCATTACGTGAAGACCCTGATGTCATTTTGGTCGGCGAACTTCGAGATCTAGAAACCATTCGGCTGGCGCTCACGGCTGCTGAAACTGGCCACCTAGTGTTTGGCACGCTGCATACAACGTCCGCAGCGAAAACGATTGATCGTATTATCGATGTGTTTCCTGGGGAAGAGAAATCGATGGTTCGCTCAATGCTATCAGAGTCGCTGCAAGCAGTGGTCTCTCAAACATTATTGAAGCGCCAGGGGGGTGGGCGTGTTGCTGCTCATGAAGTATTGATTGCCACTGCCGCGGTCCGGAATTTAATACGTGAAGATAAGGTAGCTCAAATTTATTCAGCCATTCAGACCGGAGGCAATCTTGGCATGCAAACGTTAAATGCCTCGCTTGCGAAGCTTGTTAAAGAGGGCGTAGTGAGTATGGAAGATGCACAGGCACAAGCCAAAGGCACACTCTCGTTAAGCGATGACTAA
- a CDS encoding anhydro-N-acetylmuramic acid kinase, with the protein MKSPHPTLPSYYVGLMSGTSLDGIDAALVAITPDSPPELIATHASPMPQSLHNLLLNLCHAEQISFADLAEAESAFCQLQANAVKALLTQERVTAEQIHAIGSHGQTIEHAPGGHNGGPAYTLQLDNPSLLAELTGCTVVADFRRRDLAAGGQAAPLAPAFHQALFGRQASEQLVLNLGGFANLTWLPSDTSIPAMGFDTGPANVLLDAWFSKHHDGRFDPNGSWASRGQIDQALLKRLLNEPFFHQPPPRSTGRELFHLAWLENKLTDHEAACDVQTTLAELTAISVAQGAQQLPTTHDSMTLIACGGGAHNAYLMARLASHLPNATFKSPADLGWPEDWIEAGAFAWLAHQRLHNLPGNLPSVTGASGPRVLGGIYAS; encoded by the coding sequence ATGAAATCGCCCCACCCTACCTTACCGTCGTATTATGTTGGCTTAATGTCGGGCACCAGCCTGGACGGCATCGATGCTGCATTGGTCGCTATAACGCCGGACTCGCCACCTGAGCTCATTGCTACTCATGCGTCGCCAATGCCCCAATCACTTCATAACCTGCTGCTAAACCTGTGTCATGCCGAGCAAATAAGCTTTGCGGATCTTGCAGAAGCCGAAAGCGCATTTTGCCAGCTACAAGCAAACGCCGTGAAAGCACTGCTGACACAAGAGCGTGTCACCGCCGAGCAAATTCATGCTATCGGTAGCCACGGGCAAACCATAGAACACGCTCCTGGCGGCCATAATGGTGGGCCTGCCTATACACTACAGCTGGACAATCCCAGCCTGTTGGCCGAATTAACCGGCTGCACCGTGGTCGCCGACTTTCGTCGACGGGATTTAGCCGCAGGCGGTCAAGCCGCACCGCTAGCACCAGCATTTCATCAAGCCCTGTTTGGACGCCAGGCAAGCGAGCAGCTTGTTTTAAACCTAGGGGGCTTTGCGAATCTTACATGGCTACCTAGCGATACCAGCATCCCCGCAATGGGCTTTGATACAGGGCCCGCTAATGTGCTGTTAGATGCTTGGTTCTCAAAGCATCACGACGGACGCTTTGACCCAAATGGCTCATGGGCCTCTCGCGGACAGATCGATCAAGCGCTACTAAAACGTCTGTTAAACGAGCCTTTTTTTCATCAACCACCGCCGCGCAGTACCGGGCGCGAACTATTTCACTTGGCATGGTTAGAAAACAAGCTAACGGACCACGAAGCTGCTTGCGATGTGCAAACTACGCTAGCGGAACTGACCGCGATAAGCGTTGCCCAGGGCGCTCAGCAATTGCCAACGACCCACGACAGCATGACATTAATTGCTTGTGGCGGCGGTGCACACAACGCCTACTTAATGGCGAGACTCGCGTCACACTTACCCAATGCGACATTTAAGTCTCCCGCAGACCTAGGCTGGCCCGAAGACTGGATAGAAGCAGGCGCTTTTGCTTGGCTTGCCCATCAACGTTTACACAACCTGCCCGGCAACTTACCCTCCGTCACGGGTGCCAGTGGCCCGAGAGTTCTAGGAGGCATTTACGCCTCTTAA
- the tyrS gene encoding tyrosine--tRNA ligase: MSEVDQALALLSRGTHEILVEDELKKKLASGRKLRIKAGFDPTAPDLHLGHSVLLTKMRQFQDLGHTVIFLIGDFTGRIGDPTGKNVTRKPLTEADVKANAETYKEQVFKILDPEKTEVRFNAEWFGELSAAKMIELAAQSTVARMLERDDFEKRYKANQSIAIHEFLYPLVQGYDSVALEADVELGGTDQKFNLLMGREIQKHFGQEPQVVITMPLLEGLDGVQKMSKSLGNYVGVDEAPGSMFNKLVSMPDSLMWRYFELLSLKSNEEINALKQSVEQGANPRDVKMELARELIARYHGDEAAANAHKSAGNQLAEGELPEDLPEVEVDFEGNEQAPIAAVLNRSGLTKNSAQAKDMLKNGSVKVDGDVVAQDTMLATGSAYVIQAGKKRYARVTLT, encoded by the coding sequence ATGAGTGAGGTGGATCAGGCGTTAGCGCTACTGTCGCGAGGCACGCATGAAATCCTGGTAGAGGATGAGCTGAAGAAAAAGCTGGCGTCTGGCCGTAAGCTGCGCATTAAAGCAGGGTTTGACCCGACAGCACCTGATTTGCACCTTGGGCATAGTGTGCTGTTAACAAAAATGCGCCAGTTCCAGGATCTCGGCCACACCGTTATTTTTCTGATCGGAGATTTCACGGGTCGTATCGGCGATCCCACTGGCAAAAACGTCACTCGTAAACCGCTCACCGAAGCCGATGTAAAAGCCAATGCCGAAACTTATAAAGAGCAGGTATTTAAAATCCTCGATCCCGAAAAGACTGAGGTGCGCTTTAACGCCGAATGGTTTGGTGAATTAAGCGCCGCTAAAATGATTGAGTTGGCAGCGCAAAGTACGGTCGCGCGGATGCTTGAGCGTGATGATTTTGAAAAGCGTTATAAAGCAAACCAATCTATCGCGATTCACGAGTTTCTCTACCCGCTCGTCCAGGGCTACGATTCAGTAGCGCTCGAGGCAGATGTTGAACTAGGGGGAACTGATCAGAAATTTAATCTATTGATGGGCCGGGAAATTCAGAAGCACTTTGGCCAAGAGCCCCAGGTGGTGATTACCATGCCGTTGCTTGAGGGGTTGGACGGCGTGCAGAAGATGTCCAAATCGTTAGGTAACTATGTTGGTGTCGATGAAGCGCCAGGCTCAATGTTCAATAAGCTCGTATCTATGCCCGATAGCTTAATGTGGCGTTACTTTGAGCTGCTCTCTTTGAAATCTAACGAAGAGATCAATGCGCTTAAGCAAAGCGTTGAGCAGGGAGCGAACCCTCGTGACGTGAAAATGGAGTTAGCTCGCGAGCTTATTGCCCGCTACCACGGCGATGAAGCTGCTGCTAATGCGCACAAGTCAGCGGGTAATCAGCTAGCGGAAGGTGAGTTGCCGGAAGACCTTCCTGAAGTAGAGGTGGATTTCGAAGGTAATGAGCAGGCGCCTATCGCGGCAGTGCTCAACCGCTCGGGTCTCACTAAGAACAGTGCTCAAGCCAAAGATATGTTGAAAAACGGTAGTGTGAAAGTAGATGGGGATGTTGTTGCCCAAGACACGATGCTGGCGACGGGTAGCGCCTACGTTATCCAGGCAGGTAAGAAACGTTATGCTCGTGTGACGCTTACCTAA
- a CDS encoding Tim44 domain-containing protein, with protein MLRQFLVMFLVSVMGISAAVEYAEARRLGGGSSMGSVSRSADRPASTPAQQQVQSTQQQGQATAARRGGMGGMVGGLLAGGLLAALFFGGAFDELRLMDILLMAGIVALAIFAFRAVMRQRRPASATAAGYQRERQETQHTLSNIAAAPGSFASGLQSTPAWFDKERFLSGAKEHFMTLQRAWDNNDLSQIQEYVTPEFYNLLRKERAEQPANNRTDVIRLFAELGDISEYDGYAEASVIFHGLLEENGEQTEFNETWHLTRTMRDQAPWYLQGIEQNPGA; from the coding sequence ATGTTACGACAATTCCTTGTCATGTTCCTAGTCAGCGTCATGGGCATAAGTGCCGCCGTTGAATATGCCGAAGCACGACGCTTAGGCGGCGGTAGCAGCATGGGTAGTGTTTCACGTTCGGCGGATCGGCCCGCCAGCACTCCGGCACAACAGCAGGTTCAGAGCACTCAGCAACAAGGCCAAGCTACTGCCGCTCGTCGTGGTGGTATGGGTGGTATGGTGGGAGGCCTGCTGGCAGGGGGATTACTAGCAGCGCTTTTCTTTGGTGGCGCCTTTGATGAACTGCGCCTTATGGACATACTGCTAATGGCTGGAATTGTTGCCTTGGCAATCTTCGCCTTCCGAGCCGTTATGCGACAACGGCGCCCCGCTTCGGCAACTGCTGCAGGCTATCAGCGTGAACGTCAGGAGACCCAGCATACGCTTAGCAATATCGCAGCGGCTCCCGGGAGCTTCGCTAGCGGCTTGCAGAGCACGCCTGCATGGTTCGATAAGGAGCGCTTCCTCAGCGGAGCTAAAGAACACTTCATGACGCTGCAGCGTGCCTGGGACAATAATGATCTGAGCCAAATACAAGAGTATGTAACGCCAGAATTTTATAATCTGTTACGCAAAGAGCGCGCCGAGCAGCCTGCTAATAATCGTACTGACGTTATTAGGCTGTTTGCAGAATTAGGTGATATAAGCGAGTACGATGGCTATGCTGAGGCCTCTGTAATATTCCACGGACTACTAGAAGAGAACGGAGAGCAAACCGAATTTAATGAAACCTGGCATCTAACCCGCACCATGCGTGACCAAGCACCATGGTACTTACAAGGTATTGAGCAAAATCCAGGGGCATAG
- a CDS encoding isochorismatase family protein, translating to MRLHQAQSLLLIVDFQAGLLPVIDGGESAIEEAAWLAGVAKAVKVPVWLTEQYPERLGGTAPELLNALGDHRVWQKHHFSAMEEAAFAEALAEHGAKQVIICGTEAHICVLQSALGLLEAGYQVFWLSEATASRRSDEARLARERACANGAVAVTADMVAYEWLYRCDSALFKDVHQRFLKPRSPRAVTFF from the coding sequence GTGCGCTTACATCAAGCTCAAAGTTTGTTACTAATTGTCGACTTTCAGGCGGGACTTTTGCCCGTGATTGATGGGGGCGAATCAGCGATTGAAGAGGCTGCTTGGTTGGCTGGTGTAGCCAAGGCGGTAAAAGTACCTGTTTGGTTAACTGAGCAGTATCCGGAGAGGCTAGGTGGTACTGCCCCTGAGTTGTTAAATGCACTAGGCGACCATCGCGTTTGGCAAAAGCATCATTTCAGCGCAATGGAAGAGGCAGCGTTTGCTGAAGCGCTTGCAGAACATGGGGCCAAACAAGTAATCATTTGCGGCACAGAAGCCCATATCTGCGTTTTGCAAAGTGCGCTTGGTTTGCTAGAAGCGGGGTATCAAGTGTTTTGGCTGAGCGAAGCGACGGCGAGCCGTCGCAGTGATGAGGCCCGCCTTGCTCGGGAGCGCGCTTGTGCTAACGGAGCGGTGGCGGTGACAGCAGACATGGTTGCCTATGAATGGCTATATCGCTGTGATTCGGCACTGTTCAAAGATGTCCACCAACGCTTTCTAAAGCCGCGCTCGCCGCGCGCTGTGACTTTTTTTTAA
- the yaaA gene encoding peroxide stress protein YaaA: MLSVISPAKTLDFETPSTTDKVTQPDFLDRSKPLIEILRDYSPQQLSDLMGISDKLAGLNAARFADWQPPFTLDNAKPAVQAFQGDVYTGLEANTFSDDDNLFAQQHLRILSGLYGLLRPLDLIQAYRLEMGTKLPNDAGKDLYAYWKPTLTQALNSAIEESGSNVLINLASNEYFKAIDTKKLGARIITPVFKDEKNGSFKIISFYAKKARGLMSAWIIQQQINDPEQLTAFDVAGYRFDPAASQGDTLVFTRNENARP, from the coding sequence ATGCTGAGCGTTATTTCCCCCGCCAAAACGCTAGACTTTGAAACACCCTCAACAACCGATAAGGTCACCCAGCCCGACTTTCTCGACCGAAGTAAACCATTAATTGAGATTCTGCGCGATTATTCACCACAACAACTCAGCGATCTAATGGGCATTAGCGATAAATTGGCGGGCCTAAACGCTGCGCGCTTCGCCGACTGGCAGCCGCCGTTCACCTTGGATAACGCCAAACCGGCGGTACAGGCCTTTCAAGGAGATGTCTATACAGGGTTAGAAGCCAACACCTTTAGCGATGACGACAACCTGTTTGCCCAGCAACATCTACGTATTCTATCAGGGCTATACGGCTTGCTGCGTCCACTAGACCTGATCCAGGCCTACCGGCTTGAGATGGGCACCAAACTACCCAATGACGCTGGCAAGGACCTTTACGCCTATTGGAAACCAACGTTAACGCAAGCACTTAATAGCGCCATTGAAGAAAGTGGCTCAAACGTGCTGATCAACCTTGCATCTAACGAATACTTCAAGGCGATCGATACAAAGAAGCTAGGCGCTCGGATCATCACCCCCGTTTTCAAAGACGAGAAAAACGGCTCTTTCAAAATCATTAGTTTTTATGCAAAAAAAGCCCGCGGCTTGATGAGCGCATGGATTATCCAACAACAAATCAACGACCCCGAGCAACTCACTGCTTTTGACGTGGCTGGGTATCGGTTTGATCCTGCGGCCTCTCAAGGAGACACGTTAGTGTTCACCCGTAACGAAAATGCTCGTCCATGA